One genomic window of Magnolia sinica isolate HGM2019 chromosome 3, MsV1, whole genome shotgun sequence includes the following:
- the LOC131240453 gene encoding pentatricopeptide repeat-containing protein At3g57430, chloroplastic-like, translated as MMFALKSFKRIGSKSLQLWNSIMAGFVNCKQPREAFNVFHLMAMQQGYQLEAIPKVSLTPLLSECSPSSSTGLAIHAHVCRIGLDSDTSVKNALIAMYARRGNIELSERVFRRIADKDVVSWNTMFSSYARNHDFDQAFKIFHQMHSGDVKPDEFMLASILSGCGHLAAFRQGMGIHTCMVRSGFTIDFCVIQNALMDMYGKCGCVEEAKKVFDEMKLKDIVSWNTMISCYGINARPREAFLFFEEMHEHGWKPTHVTFIALLSACSHAGLVDEGLLLSETMSSKHGISPDNEHYACIVNSPGRAGHLNVAYRLIKSMPMEPDDCIWGTLLSSCRIHRNVFLAEVKARHLIELEPCHSGYRVLLMNVYADAKRWDDVPQVQAGMKDDGVKCHDCSWIDVGGDLHRFYTEDKSRKQWTAICFTLDGLTEQLKAEGYIPTIESKFVSLDQVKMSRFT; from the exons ATGATGTTTGCATTGAAATCATTCAAGCGAATTGGCTCAAAATCCCTCCAATTGTGGAATTCAATCATGGCAGGATTTGTCAACTGTAAGCAGCCACGGGAAGCATTTAACGTTTTCCACCTGATGGCAATGCAACAAGGTTACCAGTTGGAAGCTATCCCCAAGGTTTCTCTAACTCCTCTGCTTTCTGAATGCAGTCCATCATCATCAACTGGATTGGCAATCCATGCTCATGTTTGCAGAATTGGCTTGGACTCTGATACATCAGTGAAAAATGCGCTCATAGCCATGTATGCTAGGAGAGGCAACATAGAGCTGTCTGAGAGGGTTTTCAGAAGAATTGCTGACAAGGATGTAGTTTCTTGGAATACCATGTTTTCGAGCTATGCTCGCAACCATGATTTTGATCAGGCTTTCAAAATATTCCACCAGATGCACAGTGGGGACGTAAAACCCGATGAGTTCATGCTTGCATCCATCCTCAGTGGATGTGGGCATTTAGCAGCTTTCCGACAAGGGATGGGGATACATACCTGCATGGTAAGGAGTGGATTCACCATCGATTTCTGTGTCATCCAAAATGCCCTCATGGATATGTATGGGAAATGCGGGTGCGTAGAAGAAGCGAAGAAGGTGTTTGACGAAATGAAACTAAAAGATATCGTTTCATGGAACACCATGATCTCCTGCTACGGTATAAATGCTCGACCCCGTGAGGCCTTCCTGTTCTTCGAAGAGATGCATGAGCATGGATGGAAGCCGACACATGTCACATTCATCGCCCTATTATCGGCCTGCAGCCATGCGGGCCTAGTTGACGAGGGCCTAC tTTTATCTGAAACCATGTCTAGCAAGCATGGGATATCTCCTGACAATGAGCACTACGCCTGCATTGTCAATAGTCCAGGTAGAGCTGGACACCTCAATGTTGCATACCGACTGATCAAAAGCATGCCCATGGAACCTGACGACTGCATTTGGGGCACTCTGCTCAGCAGTTGTAGGATCCACAGAAATGTCTTCCTGGCCGAAGTCAAAGCTAGGCATCTGATCGAATTGGAACCCTGTCATTCTGGGTACCGTGTCCTGCTCATGAATGTGTATGCAGATGCAAAGAGATGGGATGATGTCCCACAGGTCCAAGCAGGCATGAAAGATGATGGTGTGAAGTGCCATGACTGCAGTTGGATTGATGTTGGCGGTGATCTTCATAGATTCTATACAGAAGACAAGTCCCGCAAACAATGGACTGCCATATGCTTTACCCTGGATGGGTTAACAGAGCAATTGAAAGCAGAAGGTTATATCCCTACAATCGAGTCTAAATTCGTTTCCCTTGATCAAGTAAAGATGTCAAGGTTCACGTAA
- the LOC131240455 gene encoding uncharacterized protein LOC131240455, with product MEDVLREANVTTYGLDSCIMGEVCYIVPRLWNVSCRWSLQANYHTRDRTQLSCISRKGFESFQDRLKLCILDIWLDYSEKRQAESAWIREKYPDRIPVFLNPIIATTISLKSGFMLPYSDNM from the exons ATGGAAGATGTCCTCAGAGAGGCTAATGTG ACAACATATGGCTTGGACTCATGCATCATGGGAGAAGTTTGCTATATCGTCCCCAG GTTGTGGAATGTGAGTTGCCGGTGGTCCCTGCAAGCGAATTACCATACAAGGGACAGGACCCAGTTGAG CTGCATCTCAAGAAAAGGGTTCGAATCATTTCAAGACAGATTGAAGCTCTGCATCTTGGACATTTGGCTTGACTATTCAG AAAAGAGGCAGGCTGAATCAGCTTGGATTAGAGAGAAATATCCCGATAGGATTCCA GTCTTCCTCAACCCCATTATTGCTACTACGATTTCTCTAAAATCTGGATTCATGCTTCCATATTCTGATAATATGTAG